Proteins encoded in a region of the Thunnus thynnus chromosome 8, fThuThy2.1, whole genome shotgun sequence genome:
- the LOC137188294 gene encoding divergent protein kinase domain 1A-like, with translation MKCTPIVIPSAAVVRWSASAMARGLFPWGLLRKPLHIQARFSYLHMKYLFFSWLAVFVGSWIVYVEYSSYTELCRGHECKNSICDKYRKGVIDGSACSSLCEKDTLYLGKCFTAKPNSQVYSGSWGDLEGVIKCQMEEAPHYDLGTEMEPRKEAVAFNKPTKGTSVEKFREMILNHLKAKVGDQTNLADLATQVLSIADANRDGHISLPEARSTWALLQLNEFLLALVLQDREHTPKLLGFCGDLYVMEKVPYSPLYGVSLPWVIEVWIPAGLRRSMDQWFTPSWPHKAKISIGLLELVEDVFHGTFGSFLMCDVSATSFGYNDRHDLKVMDARYIVPEAIFQEGIRQQRCDVDEDCLYGADCLTSCDLTKHRCTPEVTRPNLAKACDALKDYILRGAPSDVSEELEKQLYACIALKGAAEQMEIEHSLILNNLKTLLWKKISHTKDS, from the exons ATGAAGTGTACGCCAATTGTTATTCCTTCAGCGGCTGTTGTGAGATGGTCTGCATCTGCCATGGCAAGAGGTCTGTTTCCATGGGGGCTCCTCAGAAAGCCTCTGCACATCCAG GCCAGATTCTCTTATCTACATATGAAGTACCTGTTCTTTTCCTGGCTGGCAGTGTTCGTGGGGAGCTGGATAGTGTATGTGGAGTACTCCTCCTACACAGAGCTGTGTCGTGGGCACGAGTGCAAAAATTCAATA tgtgacaAATACAGAAAAGGAGTCATTGACGGCTCAGCCTGCAGCAGCCTGTGTGAGAAAGACACGCTGTACCTAGGGAAGTGTTTCACTGCCAAGCCCAACAGCCAG GTGTACTCGGGCAGCTGGGGAGACCTGGAGGGGGTCATTAAATGCCAGATGGAGGAAGCTCCTCATTATGATTTGGGAACTGAGATGGAGCCCAGGAAGGAGGCTGTGGCCTTCAACAAGCCCACCAAGGGGACCTCTGTGGAGAAGTTCAGAGAGATGATCCTCAACCACCTGAAG gCCAAAGTGGGGGATCAGACCAACCTCGCAGACCTGGCAACTCAAGTATTGTCTATAGCAGATGCCAACAGGGACGGCCATATCTCACTGCCCGAGGCTCGCTCCACGTGGGCTCTGCTGCAGCTCAACGAGTTCCTGCTGGCATTAGTGCTACAAGACAGAGAGCACACACCCAAGTTACTGGGTTTCTGTGGAGACCTGTACGTGATGGAGAAGGTGCCATACTCTCCTCTGTACGGCGTCAGTCTACCCTGGGTTATCGAGGTGTGGATTCCTGCGGGTCTGCGCCGCAGCATGGACCAGTGGTTCACTCCCTCATGGCCACACAAGGCAAAGATCTCCATCGGCCTGCTGGAACTGGTTGAGGACGTTTTCCACGGCACCTTTGGCAGCTTCCTCATGTGCGACGTGAGCGCCACCAGCTTCGGTTATAACGACCGTCATGATTTGAAGGTGATGGACGCACGGTACATTGTTCCCGAGGCCATCTTCCAAGAAGGCATTAGGCAACAGCGCTGCGATGTGGACGAGGACTGTCTCTATGGGGCTGACTGCCTCACTTCCTGTGACCTCACCAAGCACCGCTGCACGCCTGAGGTCACCAGGCCAAACTTAGCCAAAGCCTGTGACGCACTCAAGGACTATATTCTGAGAGGTGCACCATCTGATGTGAGCGAGGAGCTCGAGAAGCAGCTGTACGCCTGCATTGCCCTGAAAGGTGCAGCAGAACAAATGGAAATTGAGCACTCGCTTATTCTGAACAATCTAAAGACTTTGTTATGGAAGAAAATTTCTCATACAAAAGACTCTTAA